The following is a genomic window from Sphingobacterium spiritivorum.
TTTTCGATGTCCTTATTGGCTTGTTGCTTTTCGTCCACGCCAACGACACGGTTTAACACTTCGTAGGCACGGATTTTCTCAAAACTGTCGTTTATCTTTTTGCCGTCCCGGCCTACCCGTGTGGAGACGATATGAATGTGATTGTTTGCCGTATCCTTATGGAATACCAAGAGATAGGGTTGTTCACCGTAGCCCATACCGCTCAACCATTGCTCTGCGATGGTGGTTAGTTCTTCTTTGCTATGCGAACGCCCTTTGCAGGAAATGACCGCGTGGAGCTGTGGGTATTTCGTGCGGCTACTGGCTGCGGATTGGGCTTCCAGATAATTGACGTAATCTCTTGGACGGAGATTTTGCAGGGCTTGCAAAGCACCGAAATTTGCCACTTTCATCAGTTCGCCTTTATCCTTATCCACTTTGTTCGTGTTGTAACGCACTCCTTTGAATGTGGTGGACGGGTCGAGTATCTTAACGATCATGTCTGCCCCCTTATAAGCCTAATGAGCTGCCGAATGGATTGTTCCAACCTCCGTTGCAATCTGATATATTCGGTAAGCAATGGCGCAAGGTCACGGATCAAGTTGGAATGTAACATTCCCTGTTGTTGCAGGGTATTGGCGTGCTTTGCCAATTGATTGATGTTGTTGCCGGATCGGCCGATCTCTGTACCGATACCGTCCAGTAGTTTCATGATTTCGGCGGTATTGACCAGCATCTTTTTGGAATGTTGGAGTACTCGGATACGCACGATGTCTGCACGGCTTAGACCAAGTGCTTTTTCAAGATCAAGAAACTGCGTGCGTTCTGCTTCGCTCAACCGGAGTTCAAAACGTCGGGATCGTTGTTCATGGGATGCGGACTTTCTCTTTTTTATTCTGTTCTTCATGGTGCTTTTTGGTTCAGGGTGACGGACTGTATCGCCCTAAAGATTTCAAGGGCGACCTGCGGAACGATGGCATTTCCGTAGGCTTTTATGCTTTCGGCACGCCATGTCGGAAAGGTAACTCCGTCCAGTCTTTCGGAAAGCCCATCATCTCGGCCACAAAACGGGGATTCAGTTGGCCATCCCGTCCATAGGGGAATTTCGTGCCATCGATCTGCTCCGCTGTCGGTAGTACTTTTAGCAAACGCTTCTGTATTTCTTGGGGCATCCTCTCGGCTAAGTCCTCTGCCGGGCTCCATAGGGAGATCAGGGCATGGTACACCAGAAAATCCGTCAAGGAGACCTGACCGCCGTTGCCCCTCTCGTTCTTCCTGTCCTTTAGCCGTCGCCTGTCCTCTGCCTGCTCGATTGTCGTTTTTATGTTGCTTATCTCGGTGGCGGTTGGCGTGGGCAACAAACCAAACCCGATCCCGTTGGTGTGGAGCGCCAACGGCAGCAGCCGGAATACACAGAACGATTGGCGTGCCGTCTTCAAGTGTCGGTAGTACATATCCTGCTGACCCGATTTCTGAAATGATGCTTCCGATAACTCGTCGTTGGAGTCGGATGATGGTGCTTGTTGCAGGTTGTTCACCGTCCTGACAAAAAAGCTCAATCGCTTTGATCTCCATTTGAGAAAGACTATCGGGTTCGAGAATGGTGAAGAGTCCAGTAACGTTTTCAAGAACGATCCACTCCGGCCGTGCTTCCTTAATAATTCGGATAGTCTCCGGGAAGAGGTAACGGTCATCTTTCGCCCCCTTTCGCCGTCCGGCCTGACTGAACGGCTGGCAGGGAAACCCTCCGCTGATGATGTCGATGTGTCCTCGAAAGTGAGTTGCCCGAAAATCGTAGATGTCTTCATAGTGTGCTGTATTTGGCCAATAGTGTTTGAGAACAGTTCGGCAGAACGGGTCTTTCTCGCAGGAGAAAACGTTTTGCCAACCCATCCATGAAGCGGCGATGTCAAAACCGCCGATGCCCGAAAAAAGGCTACCGTGTCTTAGCATGGTAATGGTTTTAAAGGTTTATGGATGTTTCGCCGTTGTCGGCGGATGTGGTGCGCTTGGCAGGAGAAAAAGGGAGTTGCGACCTTTTTCCTACCCTGGTGCGGACCTGCTCCATCGGAGTTGGTCTGTTCCGGGGCAAGTTGGTTTTTGTGGGTACGGCATCGAGGTACGAGAGCCGTACGTACAAAAACACAACTTGCACAATACGAAACAAAAAAGAGGGGTTATACCGCAACGGGCAAAAAAGTGGATTGGGTGTGTTTTTGGCACATAGGTTTGGGGATAGCAATTGATGATCTATATATCTGATCGGCTGTATCGCTATAAATACAGCTATCTATACGGATAGCTGTATGTCGGTATCAGTATCTATGTGAATAACTGTATATGTGCCTATATGGATAAACCGATACGTACCTATACATATATCCGTATCGCTACCTGTTTGGATATACATATATCGGGATACATGAATATCTGTATGTACTGCTATCTGCATAGGTGGCTATCGAAATATCGGTATATAGGTCTATCCGTATAACTGTATATTCGGATAGTTACATAGATAGCTGTCGGTATATCCATTTATGTGTATATGTGATTATCAATATATCGGAATAACCGTTTTCAGCCCCTCCGAAAATCACCGTTTGGGGCCTGCCCGTTGGTGCTGGATTTCATGCTCGTTTATGGCATCTCTTAACATATCGTTGTAATCCTTGTACCCTTGATATACACCGGATCGGTCTTTAGCCTGTGGCACGGCTTCGATCAACCTTTGGGTACAGTTACGGCCGGGATCGTCATTGTCGAAATACACGTCCACGATGGGTATGCCCTTAACCCGTTCGATGGCATTCTTTAATTGGACAATGGAATTTAGGACAATGGCGGTGGGTGTAGGGTCTGGGCGGTTTACTTTGAGCCAGCTTAGGTAGTCCATATATCCCTCAAATAGAACGGCATGGCTTGGATTGCCGGGTATAACAGAAATTCCCTTTTTACCGATACTGCTCTTGAAGCCTTTGGCATTGCTAAATTCCCAATTCCCCAAATCGTTCTTCCAGCCAATGGCGTAGAAAATGCTTTTATTTTCGTTGTCAAGACGGTTTCTGTAATAGATTTCATGCAGGTGTCCATTTGCAACGTCCAATATCCCACGTGCTTCAAGGTATTTGGTCAGGACAAAGTTTCTGCCGATGGGTTGCGTTCGGACAAGTTCAAAGGTGTAGCCTTTTTGTTCCTGTTCCGTAGGAGATCGGACGGGTTTATAGGCTGGTATCATGGACACCTGCATATCGCAGGTGTCCTTTATTTTGTTGAGTACTTCGACAAAGGAAAGCTGTGGCCAATAGGCAAGGCCGAGCTGTACGATACTACCGCCCTGTATGCCTGTCGAGTTCGGGCCACCTCGGTCGATCCATTTGCCACCCTCATCCCAAACCGTGAGGGATGGCGTATCTTGCTTGGTCTCCCTTAACATACTGTGGTAGAAAAGTTCCTTGCCGGATTTTCGTGCCGGATGGTGACCGAGCCGAGCCAGGAAGTCCGAAATTGGGATTTCTCGGAGATCGTCCACGTTTACATATTTTGACATAAGCAGGTGGATTGGATAATTAAAGGGATATAACTTCGGTGTGCGGTAGTTTTTCCGTGAATGCTTCCGTTGCCGATTGGTAGCCGTTCCTCGTTTCATCGATATAAAGCAGTACCTTTTCAAAATGGCTTGCACGTTTCAGAGCCGCAGACAAAAAATCGGGATGATTTAATATCAGTACCGATGCGTAGTGCAGATGCTTGTCATTCCGTCTTTTCAGATAGTCCACATATTCGGGGAATATGGCAAGCACGGTTTCACTCGCCGAAATAAAGGTCATTCCTTTTGTACCGATACAGCCCGTATAATTTTGGGCGCGCACTTCCCAACCTCCATTTTCGTTCATCCAACCTGCGGCACAAAAATCCTTGCGGTTGCCTTTTTGGTCAATGACATAATAATAGACTTCTCGGATGTTCAGATCGGCAAGTTCCCAAAGACCGCTTTCCATCAGAAAATCGGTAACCTCATTGTTGTATCCCAAAGGGCGGGTACGGGCGACATGGTAATCGGGTATCTTGGTCGCTTTGCGCTTGCGTAGGGGTCTATCTTTTTTAGCTGATTGGAGTTGTATTTCCCGAAGTTTTTCTTCGATCCGTTC
Proteins encoded in this region:
- a CDS encoding DNA cytosine methyltransferase, whose amino-acid sequence is MLRHGSLFSGIGGFDIAASWMGWQNVFSCEKDPFCRTVLKHYWPNTAHYEDIYDFRATHFRGHIDIISGGFPCQPFSQAGRRKGAKDDRYLFPETIRIIKEARPEWIVLENVTGLFTILEPDSLSQMEIKAIELFCQDGEQPATSTIIRLQRRVIGSIISEIGSAGYVLPTLEDGTPIVLCIPAAAVGAPHQRDRVWFVAHANRHRDKQHKNDNRAGRGQATAKGQEEREGQRRSGLLDGFSGVPCPDLPMEPGRGLSREDAPRNTEAFAKSTTDSGADRWHEIPLWTGWPTESPFCGRDDGLSERLDGVTFPTWRAESIKAYGNAIVPQVALEIFRAIQSVTLNQKAP
- a CDS encoding toprim domain-containing protein, yielding MSKYVNVDDLREIPISDFLARLGHHPARKSGKELFYHSMLRETKQDTPSLTVWDEGGKWIDRGGPNSTGIQGGSIVQLGLAYWPQLSFVEVLNKIKDTCDMQVSMIPAYKPVRSPTEQEQKGYTFELVRTQPIGRNFVLTKYLEARGILDVANGHLHEIYYRNRLDNENKSIFYAIGWKNDLGNWEFSNAKGFKSSIGKKGISVIPGNPSHAVLFEGYMDYLSWLKVNRPDPTPTAIVLNSIVQLKNAIERVKGIPIVDVYFDNDDPGRNCTQRLIEAVPQAKDRSGVYQGYKDYNDMLRDAINEHEIQHQRAGPKR